Proteins from a single region of Chlorocebus sabaeus isolate Y175 chromosome 7, mChlSab1.0.hap1, whole genome shotgun sequence:
- the PLK4 gene encoding serine/threonine-protein kinase PLK4 isoform X1, whose protein sequence is MATCIGEKIEDFKVGNLLGKGSFAGVYRAESIHTGLEVAIKMIDKKAMYKAGMVQRVQNEVKIHCQLKHPSILELYNYFEDSNYVYLVLEMCHNGEMNRYLKNRVKPFSENEARHFMHQIITGMLYLHSHGILHRDLTLSNLLLTRNMNIKIADFGLATQLKMPHEKHYTLCGTPNYISPEIATRSAHGLESDVWSLGCMFYTLLIGRPPFDTDTVKNTLNKVVLADYEMPTFLSIEAKDLIHQLLRRNPADRLSLSSVLDHPFMSQNSSTKSKDLGTVEDSIDSGHATISTAITASSSTSISGSLFDKRRLLIGQPLPNKMTVFPKNKSSKDFSSSGDGSSFYTQWGNQETSNSGRGRVIQDAEERPHSRYLRRAYSSDRSGTSNSQSRAKTYTMERCHSAEMLSMSKRLGGGENEERYSPTNNNANIFNFFREKTSSSSGSFERPDNNQALSSHLCPGKTPFPFADPTPQTETVQQWFGNLQINAHLRKTTGYDSISPNQDFQGHPDLQKDTSKNAWTDTKVKKNSDASDNAHSVKQPNTVKYMTALHSKPEIIQQECVFGSDPLSEQSKTRGMEPPLGYQNHTLRSITSPLVAHRLKPIRQKTKKAVVSILDSEEVCVELLKEYASQEYVKEVLQISSDGNMITIYYPNDGRGFPLADRPPSPTDNISRYSFDNLPEKYWRKYQYASRFVQLVRSKSPKITYFTRYAKCILMENSPGADFEVWFYDGVKIHKTEDFIQVIEKTGRSYTLKSESEVNSLKEEMKMYMDHANEGHRICLALESIISEEERKTRSAPFFPIIIGRKPGSTSSPKALSPPPPVDSDYPTRDRASFNRMVMHSAASPSKAPILNPSMVTNEGLGLTTTASGTDISSNSLKDCLPKSAQLLKSVFVKNVGWATQLTSGAVWVQFNDGSQLVVQAGVSSISYTSSNGQTTRYGENEKLPEHIKQKLQCLSSILLMFSNPTSNFH, encoded by the exons ATGGCGACCTGCATCGGGGAGAAGATCGAG gaTTTTAAAGTTGGAAATCTGCTTGGTAAAGGATCATTTGCTGGTGTCTACAGAGCTGAGTCCATTCACACTGGTTTGGAAGTTGCAATCAAAATG ATAGATAAGAAAGCCATGTACAAAGCAGGAATGGTACAGAGAGTCCAAAATGAGGTGAAAATACATTGCCAATTGAAGCATCCTTCTATCTTGGAG CTTTATAACTATTTTGAAGATAGCAATTATGTATATCTGGTATTAGAAATGTGCCATAATGGAGAAATGAACAGGTATCTAAAGAATAGAGTGAAACCCTTCTCAGAAAATGAAG CTCGACACTTCATGCACCAGATCATTACAGGGATGTTGTATCTTCATTCTCATGGTATACTACACCGGGACCTCACACTTTCTAACCTCTTACTTACTCGTAATATGAACATCAAGATTGCTGATTTTGGGCTGGCAACTCAGTTGAAAATGCCACATGAAAAGCACTATACATTATGTGGAACTCCTAACTACATTTCACCGGAAATTGCCACTCGAAGTGCACATGGCCTTGAATCTGATGTTTGGTCCCTGGGCTGTATGTTTTATACATTACTTATCGGGAGACCACCCTTTGACACTGACACAGTCAAGAACACATTAAATAAAGTAGTATTGGCAGATTATGAAATGCCAACTTTTTTGTCAATAGAGGCCAAGGACCTTATTCACCAGTTACTTCGTAGAAATCCAGCAGATCGTTTAAGTCTGTCTTCAGTATTGGACCATCCTTTTATGTCCCAAAATTCTTCAACGAAAAGTAAAGATTTAGGAACTGTGGAAGACTCAATTGATAGTGGGCATGCCACAATTTCTACTGCAATTACAGCTTCTTCCAGTACCAGTATAAGTGGTAGTTTATTTGACAAAAGAAGACTTTTGATTGGTCAGCCACTCCCAAATAAAATGACTGTATTTCCAAAGAATAAAAGTtcaaaagatttttcttcttcaggagATGGAAGCAGTTTTTATACTCAGTGGGGAAATCAAGAAACCAGTAATAGTGGAAGGGGAAGAGTAATTCAAGATGCAGAAGAAAGGCCACATTCTCGATACCTTCGTAGAGCTTATTCCTCTGATAGATCTGGCACTTCTAATAGTCAATCTCGAGCAAAAACATATACAATGGAACGATGTCACTCAGCAGAAATGCTTTCAATGTCCAAAAGATTAGGAGGAGGTGAAAATGAAGAGAGATACTCACCCACAAACAACAATGCcaacatttttaacttctttagAGAAAAGACATCCAGTAGTTCTGGATCTTTTGAAAGACCTGATAACAATCAAGCACT cTCCAGTCATCTTTGTCCAGGAAAAACTCCTTTTCCATTTGCAGACCCGACACCTCAGACTGAAACGGTACAACAGTGGTTTGGGAATCTGCAAATAAATG CTCATTTAAGAAAAACTACTGGATATGACAGCATCAGCCCAAACCAGGATTTCCAGGGCCATCCAGATTTGCAGAAGGACACATCAAAAAATGCCTGGACTGatacaaaagtcaaaaagaaCTCTGATGCTTCTGATAATGCACATTCTGTAAAACAGCCAAATACCGTGAAATATATGACTGCACTTCACAGTAAACCTGAGATAATCCAACAAGAATGTGTTTTTGGCTCAGATCCTCTTTCTGAACAGAGCAAAACTAGGGGTATGGAGCCACCATTGGGTTATCAGAATCATACATTAAGAAGCATTACATCTCCGTTGGTTGCTCACAGGTTAAAACCAatcagacagaaaacaaaaaaggctgtG gtgagcATACTTGATTCagaggaggtgtgtgtggagcttCTAAAGGAGTATGCTTCTCAAGAATATGTGAAAGAAGTTCTTCAGATATCTAGTGATGGAAATATG ATCACTATTTATTATCCAAATGATGGAAGAGGTTTTCCTCTTGCTGATAGACCACCCTCACCTACTGACAACATCAGTAGGTACAGCTTTGACAATTTACCAG aaaaataCTGGCGAAAATATCAGTACGCTTCCAGGTTTGTACAGCTTGTAAGATCTAAGTCTCCCAAAATCACTTATTTTACAAGATACGCTAAATGCATTTTGATGGAGAATTCTCCTGGTGCTGATTTTGAGGTTTGGTTTTATGATG gggtaaaaatacacaaaacagaaGATTTCATTCAGGTGATTGAAAAGACAGGGAGGTCTtacactttaaaaagtgaaagtgaaGTTAATAGCTTGAAAGAGGAGATGAAAATGTATATGGACCATGCTAATGAG ggtcatCGTATTTGTTTAGCACTGGAATCCATAAtttcagaagaggaaaggaaaactaGGAGTGCTCCCTTTTTCCCAATAATCATAGGAAG AAAACCTGGTAGTACTAGTTCACCTAAGGCCTtatcacctcctcctcctgtggATTCAGATTACCCAACGAGAGATAGAGCATCTTTCAATAGAATGGTCATGCATAGTGCTGCTTCTCCATCAAAGGCACCAATCCTTAATCCCTCT atGGTTACAAATGAAGGACTTGGTCTTACAACTACAGCTTCTGGAACAGACATCTCTTCTAATAGTCTAAAAGATTGTCTTCCTAAATCAGCACAacttttgaaatctgtttttgtgaaaaatgttggTTGGGCTACACAG TTAACTAGTGGAGCTGTGTGGGTTCAGTTTAATGATGGGTCCCAGTTGGTCGTGCAGGCAGGAGTGTCTTCTATCAGTTATACCTCATCAAATGGCCAAACAACTAG gtatggagaaaatgaaaaattaccaGAACACATCAAACAGAAATTACAGTGTCTGTCTTCCATCCTTTTGATGTTTTCTAATCCGACTTCTAATTTTCATTGA
- the PLK4 gene encoding serine/threonine-protein kinase PLK4 isoform X2, whose protein sequence is MYKAGMVQRVQNEVKIHCQLKHPSILELYNYFEDSNYVYLVLEMCHNGEMNRYLKNRVKPFSENEARHFMHQIITGMLYLHSHGILHRDLTLSNLLLTRNMNIKIADFGLATQLKMPHEKHYTLCGTPNYISPEIATRSAHGLESDVWSLGCMFYTLLIGRPPFDTDTVKNTLNKVVLADYEMPTFLSIEAKDLIHQLLRRNPADRLSLSSVLDHPFMSQNSSTKSKDLGTVEDSIDSGHATISTAITASSSTSISGSLFDKRRLLIGQPLPNKMTVFPKNKSSKDFSSSGDGSSFYTQWGNQETSNSGRGRVIQDAEERPHSRYLRRAYSSDRSGTSNSQSRAKTYTMERCHSAEMLSMSKRLGGGENEERYSPTNNNANIFNFFREKTSSSSGSFERPDNNQALSSHLCPGKTPFPFADPTPQTETVQQWFGNLQINAHLRKTTGYDSISPNQDFQGHPDLQKDTSKNAWTDTKVKKNSDASDNAHSVKQPNTVKYMTALHSKPEIIQQECVFGSDPLSEQSKTRGMEPPLGYQNHTLRSITSPLVAHRLKPIRQKTKKAVVSILDSEEVCVELLKEYASQEYVKEVLQISSDGNMITIYYPNDGRGFPLADRPPSPTDNISRYSFDNLPEKYWRKYQYASRFVQLVRSKSPKITYFTRYAKCILMENSPGADFEVWFYDGVKIHKTEDFIQVIEKTGRSYTLKSESEVNSLKEEMKMYMDHANEGHRICLALESIISEEERKTRSAPFFPIIIGRKPGSTSSPKALSPPPPVDSDYPTRDRASFNRMVMHSAASPSKAPILNPSMVTNEGLGLTTTASGTDISSNSLKDCLPKSAQLLKSVFVKNVGWATQLTSGAVWVQFNDGSQLVVQAGVSSISYTSSNGQTTRYGENEKLPEHIKQKLQCLSSILLMFSNPTSNFH, encoded by the exons ATGTACAAAGCAGGAATGGTACAGAGAGTCCAAAATGAGGTGAAAATACATTGCCAATTGAAGCATCCTTCTATCTTGGAG CTTTATAACTATTTTGAAGATAGCAATTATGTATATCTGGTATTAGAAATGTGCCATAATGGAGAAATGAACAGGTATCTAAAGAATAGAGTGAAACCCTTCTCAGAAAATGAAG CTCGACACTTCATGCACCAGATCATTACAGGGATGTTGTATCTTCATTCTCATGGTATACTACACCGGGACCTCACACTTTCTAACCTCTTACTTACTCGTAATATGAACATCAAGATTGCTGATTTTGGGCTGGCAACTCAGTTGAAAATGCCACATGAAAAGCACTATACATTATGTGGAACTCCTAACTACATTTCACCGGAAATTGCCACTCGAAGTGCACATGGCCTTGAATCTGATGTTTGGTCCCTGGGCTGTATGTTTTATACATTACTTATCGGGAGACCACCCTTTGACACTGACACAGTCAAGAACACATTAAATAAAGTAGTATTGGCAGATTATGAAATGCCAACTTTTTTGTCAATAGAGGCCAAGGACCTTATTCACCAGTTACTTCGTAGAAATCCAGCAGATCGTTTAAGTCTGTCTTCAGTATTGGACCATCCTTTTATGTCCCAAAATTCTTCAACGAAAAGTAAAGATTTAGGAACTGTGGAAGACTCAATTGATAGTGGGCATGCCACAATTTCTACTGCAATTACAGCTTCTTCCAGTACCAGTATAAGTGGTAGTTTATTTGACAAAAGAAGACTTTTGATTGGTCAGCCACTCCCAAATAAAATGACTGTATTTCCAAAGAATAAAAGTtcaaaagatttttcttcttcaggagATGGAAGCAGTTTTTATACTCAGTGGGGAAATCAAGAAACCAGTAATAGTGGAAGGGGAAGAGTAATTCAAGATGCAGAAGAAAGGCCACATTCTCGATACCTTCGTAGAGCTTATTCCTCTGATAGATCTGGCACTTCTAATAGTCAATCTCGAGCAAAAACATATACAATGGAACGATGTCACTCAGCAGAAATGCTTTCAATGTCCAAAAGATTAGGAGGAGGTGAAAATGAAGAGAGATACTCACCCACAAACAACAATGCcaacatttttaacttctttagAGAAAAGACATCCAGTAGTTCTGGATCTTTTGAAAGACCTGATAACAATCAAGCACT cTCCAGTCATCTTTGTCCAGGAAAAACTCCTTTTCCATTTGCAGACCCGACACCTCAGACTGAAACGGTACAACAGTGGTTTGGGAATCTGCAAATAAATG CTCATTTAAGAAAAACTACTGGATATGACAGCATCAGCCCAAACCAGGATTTCCAGGGCCATCCAGATTTGCAGAAGGACACATCAAAAAATGCCTGGACTGatacaaaagtcaaaaagaaCTCTGATGCTTCTGATAATGCACATTCTGTAAAACAGCCAAATACCGTGAAATATATGACTGCACTTCACAGTAAACCTGAGATAATCCAACAAGAATGTGTTTTTGGCTCAGATCCTCTTTCTGAACAGAGCAAAACTAGGGGTATGGAGCCACCATTGGGTTATCAGAATCATACATTAAGAAGCATTACATCTCCGTTGGTTGCTCACAGGTTAAAACCAatcagacagaaaacaaaaaaggctgtG gtgagcATACTTGATTCagaggaggtgtgtgtggagcttCTAAAGGAGTATGCTTCTCAAGAATATGTGAAAGAAGTTCTTCAGATATCTAGTGATGGAAATATG ATCACTATTTATTATCCAAATGATGGAAGAGGTTTTCCTCTTGCTGATAGACCACCCTCACCTACTGACAACATCAGTAGGTACAGCTTTGACAATTTACCAG aaaaataCTGGCGAAAATATCAGTACGCTTCCAGGTTTGTACAGCTTGTAAGATCTAAGTCTCCCAAAATCACTTATTTTACAAGATACGCTAAATGCATTTTGATGGAGAATTCTCCTGGTGCTGATTTTGAGGTTTGGTTTTATGATG gggtaaaaatacacaaaacagaaGATTTCATTCAGGTGATTGAAAAGACAGGGAGGTCTtacactttaaaaagtgaaagtgaaGTTAATAGCTTGAAAGAGGAGATGAAAATGTATATGGACCATGCTAATGAG ggtcatCGTATTTGTTTAGCACTGGAATCCATAAtttcagaagaggaaaggaaaactaGGAGTGCTCCCTTTTTCCCAATAATCATAGGAAG AAAACCTGGTAGTACTAGTTCACCTAAGGCCTtatcacctcctcctcctgtggATTCAGATTACCCAACGAGAGATAGAGCATCTTTCAATAGAATGGTCATGCATAGTGCTGCTTCTCCATCAAAGGCACCAATCCTTAATCCCTCT atGGTTACAAATGAAGGACTTGGTCTTACAACTACAGCTTCTGGAACAGACATCTCTTCTAATAGTCTAAAAGATTGTCTTCCTAAATCAGCACAacttttgaaatctgtttttgtgaaaaatgttggTTGGGCTACACAG TTAACTAGTGGAGCTGTGTGGGTTCAGTTTAATGATGGGTCCCAGTTGGTCGTGCAGGCAGGAGTGTCTTCTATCAGTTATACCTCATCAAATGGCCAAACAACTAG gtatggagaaaatgaaaaattaccaGAACACATCAAACAGAAATTACAGTGTCTGTCTTCCATCCTTTTGATGTTTTCTAATCCGACTTCTAATTTTCATTGA